CATCTGCTCCTCGAATGCGGGGTTCGAGATGTCGATCACCTGCAGGAGCAGGTCCGCCTCGTGCAACTCCTCCAGGGTGGCCCGAAAGGCGGCCATCAGTTCCCTGGGCAGGTCCCGGATGAACCCGACGGTGTCGGTGATGACGGCGGACCGGTCACGGGGGAAACGGAGGCGGGAGCTCTTGGGGTCCAGGGTGGCGAAAAGACGGTCTTCGGCGCGGACGGTGCTGCCCGTCAGGGCGTTGAGCAGGGTTGATTTGCCGGCGTTGGTGTATCCCACGATCGATATGATCGGCAGGCCTTCCCGTTTTCTCAGGGAACGCCGCTGTGTCCTTCCCCGGCGTACCCTGGTCAGTTCCTTTTCCAGGCGGTTGATGCGGTCCCGGACCAGGCGGCGGTTGATTTCGAGCTTTGTCTCGCCGGGCCCCCGCCCGCCGATGCCGCCGGTGAGACGGGACATGGCGGTGTTTTTTTTAGCCAGCCGGGGGAGAAGGTATTTCATCTGGGCCAGTTCAACCTGTATCTTGCCGTCTCTCGAATGGGCCCGCTGGGCGAAGATATCGAGGATGAGCTGGGTCCGGTCGATGACTTTCATTTCCGTCATGTCGGCGATGGACCGGGCCTGCCCCGGGGTCAGCTCGCGGTCGAAGATCAGGAGGTTCGCTCCTATCTGGAGGGCCTTCATCACCATCCGTGACAGTTTTCCCCTGCCCAGGACGAAGCGCGGGTCAACCTTGTTTCGGCGCTGGATCAGGGAGTCGAAGACCTCTACGCCGGAAGAACGGGCCAGTTCTTTCAACTCGGCAAGGGAACTTTCGCTGTCGAATGACGGGTCGTCGGAGACGCTCACCAAAATGGCCCTGTCGGCGGATTCAACCTTCCGCAGGGCCTGGCGCCGGGCCAGCTCTCCTTCCAGGGCCTGAATGAACGAGGAAAAATCAAGGTCAAGCTCCGCCGGATGCAGGGGCTTCATGAGAAGCCAGTAGTCGCCGTGGGCGTTTTCCGGGACCAGGTGCCCCAGGTGCAGGTGATGGGGCAGACCCGTGCTGTCCATGGTCAGAGCTCCCACGAGGTCCAGCCGAAGCAGCGCCATGTCCGTCAGGTCCTCCCGGCTGAGAGCCTCGCCGGCCAGGTGGGTGTGAATCAGGCGGAGACCTGCCAGACGGGATGAGGGACCGCGGCGGGCTTCGATGTCGGGAATGACGATCTGACGGTGGTCGCCGAGAATGACGAACTCCGTTTCGCCCCGCCGGTTGACCAGGACACCGATCTGGCGGCCCAATCTGTGGGAGAGTTCCGTGAGCGCCCGCGCGTATTCCTGGCTCACCACCCTGTCGGGGGTGAGGCGCCGGCGGTAGAATTGCTCCAGGGCCCGAATGTCGCCGGACTTGAGGCCCGTTGTGTTTCCGTAAATCCGTTGTGCTATGGTAGTATCTCCATCAATGACGCTTACATCTGTTTGGTATGATAGGTCGCCGCCGGTGGAGCGTCAAGAAAATAAAATGCCACGAATTCGACCGTGTGCCTGACCGGCAGTCACCAAATCAACGGCTGCCCTCCCGCCCGATAGCCCATGGAATTGCGGGAAATTTTTCCTTGACAGAGGAGGGTGGTTACATTATATAGCACCGGATTCAAAAGGTTATGATAATCAGCAGGCGCTCCGGCGTCTCCACGAAGAATCGTCAATACATAATGGAGGTAGAACATGGCAGATGTTGAATTGAAGGAAGTGTATCCGGTACCACCGCAAGCGTTGGAGCGCGCTCACATCAAGGGCAAGGAACAATACGAAGCCCTGTACAAGCGTTCTCTGGAAGATCCTGAAGGGTTCTGGACGGAAATTGCCGAAGAGTACGTCACCTGGTTCAAAAAATGGGACGGCAAGGTCGAAGACTACAACTTCGACAAAAATAAAGGCCCCGTCTATGTCAAGTACTTCGAAGGC
This genomic interval from Syntrophales bacterium contains the following:
- the hflX gene encoding GTPase HflX, with the protein product MSQEYARALTELSHRLGRQIGVLVNRRGETEFVILGDHRQIVIPDIEARRGPSSRLAGLRLIHTHLAGEALSREDLTDMALLRLDLVGALTMDSTGLPHHLHLGHLVPENAHGDYWLLMKPLHPAELDLDFSSFIQALEGELARRQALRKVESADRAILVSVSDDPSFDSESSLAELKELARSSGVEVFDSLIQRRNKVDPRFVLGRGKLSRMVMKALQIGANLLIFDRELTPGQARSIADMTEMKVIDRTQLILDIFAQRAHSRDGKIQVELAQMKYLLPRLAKKNTAMSRLTGGIGGRGPGETKLEINRRLVRDRINRLEKELTRVRRGRTQRRSLRKREGLPIISIVGYTNAGKSTLLNALTGSTVRAEDRLFATLDPKSSRLRFPRDRSAVITDTVGFIRDLPRELMAAFRATLEELHEADLLLQVIDISNPAFEEQMAAVESILNELGLSRTPMVRVFNKIDLCPDRTLLENTGRRYQGLLISALDPAGFGTLMEHIEKLLPEEKAYTDGFSEAGFFEQDFSEQDFS